Below is a window of Candidatus Bathyarchaeota archaeon DNA.
CGGTATATTAAGTTATTGATTGGTTATGCATACATGGACTCGGCTGTTTTCACGGTTTGCCAACTTGCATGTATGTATGAATCGTTACATTTTACGCCTGGAAACTTTGGTCTAAATCCGTTACCATCGATTTTTGTTAAAGTGCCTAGATAGGTATCCAAAAGTCTCAAATTCCTTTCCTAACCAGATAGAAGTTGGGTCGGAGACCATTTGCCTATCATCGTACGACGAGCAACAATCAAGGATTTGGAAATGCTTTATAAAATTGAAAGAGAATGCTTCACTCTAGAGGCGTTCACAAAACAGCACATAGCCTTTCTTCTAGAAAACCCGCGTAACATCAGGTTAGCCGCGTGGGAGAACAACGAGATTGCAGGCTTCATCATTGGCTTAATTCAGAATTTTAATGAAACAAGAATTGGCCGTGTATATACATTGGACGTTGCAGTTAAACACAGAAGAAAAGGGGTTGGGCTGAAACTTCTTAACGAGATTGAACAAGTGTTCATCGAAAAAGGTGTTAAGAACTGTTATCTTGAGGCTCGTACAGGCAACGTGGCAGCACGGGAACTTTACCGCAAACATGGATATACGAAGGTTAAACAGTTAAAAGATTATTATTCCAAAGGAGTTCATGGGGTTCTACTGGTAAAGAAGCTACTTTAGGGGGTTCAACAATGAGCATTAGACCATCTTTTGCGATGATCTTTCAAGAACCAAATGTCCACACAGAGCGCTGTGTTTTTTCATTAATCGTGAGTAGACCATTAAGGCAGAGACCTGAATGCAGGAAGCTTTCGTAAGGCCATTAGCAACGGTACTACAACTAGGAGAGCTATAGCGACGACTAGAGCATCTTCTATGTATGAGACGGCGGCTCCTTCTACAAAAACTCTGTATACAACTTCAGGGGACCAGCCGAAAAAGTTGTACAGTCCAATTGGAACGAGCAAAAACACACAGGTAAGGGAATCCTTGACAACTTTTCCTCATCGAAATTGTGTTCTAAAAAGTTTTATTTGTTCGCTGCTCCAGAAGTATTCTGAAATAGTGATTGCAGGTATAAAGGGATTAACATGCATTTATTTATGGAAAAGTTTAAGAAATCATCTTTTGTTTCATTAATCTCAGTTTTCGCAGCCTTTAACGTGATTTGTGATTCATTGATGAGCTTGCCTTTGCCATTTTCAGGAGTTTGGTACAGTTGGATTTTTATAGCTACGCCTATTAGCGGAATATTATTGGGCCCATACGCTGGTTTTCTCTCTAGTTTCATCGGAGTAATGGTCGGTCATTCTATGGTTTTCCGAGGGTCTGAGGAATTTCTTTTTACGTTTGGTGCGCCGATTGGGGCGATGATTTCAGCTCTTCTCTTCAGAGGTAGATGGAGAGAAGTTTTAGTTTACTATTTAGTTTTGCTTGGAGCCTTTTTTGTTACGCCAGTTGCCTGGCAGCTTCCGTTGTGGGGTATGTGGGATGTCTTTTTTGCCTTTGGCTGTCTTCTTATGGTTATTGTTGCGATGCAGAAATGGAAAAATATATGGAACACTAGAGCTAGTACCAATCTTCTCTACATCCTTGCGTTAAGCGCCTTTATTGGACTAGAAGCTGACGTTTTGTTTCGCATATTCATTTTCGTACCTTGCCAAACTTACCAATCAATTTATGGTTACAACGTGTT
It encodes the following:
- a CDS encoding N-acetyltransferase, with protein sequence MPIIVRRATIKDLEMLYKIERECFTLEAFTKQHIAFLLENPRNIRLAAWENNEIAGFIIGLIQNFNETRIGRVYTLDVAVKHRRKGVGLKLLNEIEQVFIEKGVKNCYLEARTGNVAARELYRKHGYTKVKQLKDYYSKGVHGVLLVKKLL